A single window of Granulicella sibirica DNA harbors:
- a CDS encoding NAD-dependent epimerase/dehydratase family protein translates to MAKPLSRLDLDHILQHTQTLLPAMAGERIFVTGGTGFFGHWLLESFLHANRELGLNARATVLTRDAGAFRDRSPHIASDPAIALLEGDVKAFAFPEAHHRFVVHAATDSGGQQTGRPPYELAESILEGTRHTLRFARETKARRLLFTSTGAVYGRGISGITHIPETYPGAPDPMQPGSSYDEAKRMSEHLCVAHAHETPLECSVARCFAFVGPHLPLDAHFAIGNFIRDAIAGTPIHIRGDGTPLRSYLYAADLAIWLWTMLFTAPRDRAYNVGSEEQYSIGSLAHLTAETLRPMGGGGSRLRVQVDGKPTLGTPISTYVPSTQKAKSELGLRQHISLEDAIRRTAEWHGYAVV, encoded by the coding sequence TGTGACGGGCGGGACGGGGTTCTTCGGGCACTGGCTGCTGGAGTCGTTTCTGCATGCGAACCGGGAGTTGGGGCTGAACGCGCGGGCTACCGTGTTGACACGGGACGCTGGGGCGTTTCGGGATCGGTCGCCGCATATTGCGAGTGATCCGGCGATTGCGCTGCTTGAGGGCGATGTGAAGGCGTTTGCCTTTCCGGAGGCGCATCACCGGTTTGTCGTGCATGCGGCTACGGATTCGGGTGGTCAGCAGACGGGGCGGCCGCCGTATGAGCTGGCTGAGTCGATTCTTGAGGGGACGCGGCATACGCTGCGGTTTGCGCGGGAGACGAAGGCGCGGCGGCTTCTGTTTACTTCTACCGGCGCGGTGTATGGGCGGGGGATCTCGGGAATTACGCATATTCCGGAGACGTATCCGGGGGCGCCTGACCCGATGCAGCCTGGGTCTTCTTATGACGAGGCGAAGAGGATGTCGGAGCATCTTTGCGTGGCGCATGCGCACGAGACGCCGCTGGAGTGCTCGGTGGCGCGATGCTTCGCGTTTGTGGGACCACATCTCCCGCTCGATGCGCACTTCGCGATCGGGAACTTCATACGGGACGCGATTGCTGGGACGCCGATTCACATACGCGGGGATGGGACGCCGCTGCGGTCGTATCTGTATGCGGCCGACCTGGCGATATGGCTTTGGACGATGCTGTTTACGGCCCCGAGGGACAGGGCTTATAACGTGGGGTCGGAGGAGCAGTACTCGATTGGGTCGCTGGCGCATTTGACGGCGGAGACGCTGCGTCCGATGGGGGGTGGGGGGTCGAGGCTGCGGGTCCAGGTCGATGGGAAGCCGACGCTTGGGACGCCGATTTCGACGTATGTGCCTTCAACGCAGAAGGCGAAGAGCGAGCTTGGGCTGCGGCAGCATATTTCGCTGGAGGATGCGATCCGGCGAACGGCTGAGTGGCACGGCTACGCGGTGGTCTGA